Proteins encoded by one window of Winogradskyella sp. PG-2:
- a CDS encoding prolyl oligopeptidase family serine peptidase — MRILIILGFLCLTTVLNAQKKVLEHEDKDLWNRIRNVNISNSGDHVLYALEKGEKEQTIQLLNDKGNQIMSYERSKGGQFSFDSKYAVFAVNAWKDSIREMKRRKVKKKDLPKDTLMIYDINSKSLKKISNVKSYRLPEKWSGVVAYMLEAPIPTKKDTSKVKKDTTKTKTPDSLKVKKKKPKKVSKDNGFHLVIRDLNTGTEDTLKYVLKYAMAKEGRHIVYATSGAIDSLGGGVFHYDIDKKKRKLLMSSHYKTKYPQLGISGTGQRIGFVIDTDSTKSLIKKPKLYSWKLGDDSAKLTVNSEDNTSKMLVSSDRPLQFSKNESRLYFGLRMAPIVQDTTLLDEEIVNVEVWTYDEPRLYTVQELDVKDDKKKSYMTLYDFNSDKMIPIGDIDYDFVRYGDEGNGDYAVIGNFTPYQLQSQWTAQLPSDLQRVDLKTGERVKLGTKVNGKPALSPKGNYVYGYNRKDSTWFTYNLKTLKYKTLTKGRQFYNELHDYPDDPYAYGSAGWTEEDDKLLIYDRYDIWAFDPDSGESKNLTNGRSSKMRYRYLRLYNEERSISNSKAWLLGTFNEDNKYGGFASYSPKKEALKGLVKGPYSYGRPWLAQKDKKERLLFTRQSFTDYPNLWSSNLDFKSPKQITDANPQQKDYNWGTAEMVEWVSLDGKSLKGMLIKPENFDPNKKYPMIVNFYEKSSDGLYRHRSPTYGRSTINYPFYASRGYLIFNPDVYYRDGYPGESAFNCVIPGVTALIDKGFVDKDNIGVQGHSWGGYQIAYLVTKTDIFKAAESGAPVANMISAYGGIRWWTGLSRQFQYEHTQSRIGGTPWEYPQRYIENSPIFNIDKINTPLLIMHNDADGHVPWYQGIEFFVSLRRLGKPSWFLNYNDEPHWPLKWQNRIDFNIRMSQFFDHYLKGAPKPVWMDRGVPALEKGINQGYDYVEGDKD, encoded by the coding sequence ATGAGAATCTTAATTATACTTGGCTTTTTATGCCTGACTACTGTTTTAAATGCTCAGAAAAAAGTATTAGAACATGAGGATAAAGACTTATGGAATCGCATACGAAATGTCAATATATCTAATTCTGGTGATCATGTCTTATATGCTTTAGAAAAAGGTGAGAAAGAGCAAACTATTCAACTTTTAAATGACAAAGGAAATCAAATCATGTCTTATGAGCGTAGCAAAGGTGGACAATTTTCTTTTGATTCAAAGTATGCTGTATTTGCTGTAAATGCTTGGAAAGATAGCATTAGAGAAATGAAAAGACGAAAGGTAAAAAAGAAAGATTTACCTAAAGATACTTTAATGATTTATGATATCAATAGTAAGTCATTAAAAAAGATTTCCAATGTAAAATCGTATCGACTTCCAGAAAAATGGTCTGGAGTTGTAGCTTACATGCTTGAAGCTCCAATACCAACAAAGAAGGACACTTCAAAAGTTAAAAAAGATACTACTAAAACCAAGACACCAGATTCTTTAAAGGTGAAAAAGAAAAAACCAAAAAAAGTATCAAAGGACAATGGCTTTCATTTAGTAATTAGAGATTTAAATACTGGTACAGAAGACACACTAAAGTATGTTCTCAAATATGCTATGGCGAAAGAAGGGCGCCACATTGTTTATGCGACATCTGGTGCTATCGATAGTTTAGGTGGTGGAGTATTTCATTACGATATAGACAAAAAGAAGAGAAAATTGCTAATGTCTAGTCATTACAAAACTAAGTACCCACAATTAGGTATTTCAGGGACAGGTCAACGTATCGGATTTGTAATAGATACTGATTCTACTAAAAGTTTAATAAAGAAACCTAAGTTATATTCCTGGAAACTAGGTGATGATTCGGCAAAATTAACTGTGAATTCTGAGGATAATACTTCTAAAATGTTGGTTTCTAGTGATCGTCCTTTACAGTTTTCAAAGAATGAAAGTCGTTTATATTTTGGCCTAAGAATGGCACCAATTGTTCAAGACACCACGCTCCTCGATGAGGAAATAGTTAACGTTGAAGTCTGGACTTATGATGAACCTCGATTATACACAGTTCAAGAATTGGATGTTAAAGATGATAAAAAAAAATCATACATGACTTTATATGATTTTAATTCAGATAAAATGATTCCAATTGGAGATATTGATTATGACTTTGTACGTTATGGAGATGAAGGTAATGGCGATTATGCAGTCATAGGTAATTTTACTCCTTACCAACTTCAAAGTCAATGGACAGCACAGTTGCCAAGTGATTTGCAACGTGTAGATTTAAAAACAGGTGAACGTGTGAAATTAGGAACTAAAGTAAATGGTAAACCTGCCTTAAGTCCAAAGGGCAATTACGTTTACGGTTACAATAGAAAGGATAGTACGTGGTTCACTTATAATCTCAAGACTTTAAAATATAAGACCTTAACGAAAGGACGTCAATTTTATAATGAATTACATGATTATCCAGATGATCCATATGCATACGGTTCTGCAGGATGGACGGAAGAAGATGATAAATTATTGATTTACGATCGTTACGATATTTGGGCTTTTGATCCCGATTCTGGTGAATCAAAGAATTTAACCAATGGTCGATCAAGTAAAATGCGTTATCGTTATTTGAGATTATACAATGAAGAACGCTCTATTTCCAATTCAAAAGCTTGGTTATTAGGCACTTTCAATGAAGATAATAAGTACGGAGGTTTTGCTAGTTATAGTCCCAAAAAAGAAGCATTAAAAGGATTAGTTAAAGGCCCATATAGTTATGGTCGTCCTTGGTTAGCACAAAAGGATAAAAAAGAACGTTTACTATTTACTCGTCAGTCTTTTACGGATTATCCAAATCTATGGTCTTCTAACTTAGACTTTAAATCACCAAAACAAATCACAGATGCGAATCCACAACAAAAAGATTATAATTGGGGAACAGCTGAAATGGTAGAATGGGTATCGCTGGATGGTAAATCACTAAAAGGAATGCTTATAAAACCTGAAAACTTCGATCCTAATAAGAAGTACCCAATGATCGTCAACTTCTATGAGAAGAGTTCTGATGGCTTATACCGTCATCGTTCACCGACTTATGGACGTAGCACTATTAATTATCCATTTTATGCTAGCCGAGGCTATTTGATTTTTAATCCAGATGTATATTATCGGGACGGATATCCTGGTGAAAGTGCTTTTAATTGTGTCATTCCTGGAGTAACAGCTCTAATTGATAAAGGTTTTGTTGATAAAGATAATATTGGTGTACAAGGGCATAGTTGGGGAGGTTATCAAATTGCCTATCTCGTTACTAAAACCGATATTTTTAAAGCCGCAGAATCTGGAGCTCCAGTAGCAAACATGATTAGCGCCTATGGTGGTATACGTTGGTGGACAGGTTTAAGTCGTCAATTTCAATACGAGCATACACAAAGTCGTATTGGTGGTACACCTTGGGAATATCCGCAACGTTATATTGAAAACTCGCCAATTTTTAATATCGATAAGATTAATACACCACTATTAATTATGCACAATGATGCAGATGGCCATGTGCCATGGTACCAAGGAATTGAGTTCTTTGTAAGTTTAAGACGTTTAGGAAAACCTTCATGGTTTTTGAATTACAATGATGAACCTCACTGGCCGTTAAAATGGCAAAATCGAATAGATTTTAATATTAGAATGTCACAGTTCTTTGATCATTATCTCAAAGGGGCACCAAAACCCGTATGGATGGATCGTGGTGTTCCAGCTCTTGAAAAAGGTATTAATCAAGGGTATGATTATGTAGAAGGTGATAAGGACTAA
- the ggt gene encoding gamma-glutamyltransferase, producing MKKIVTSVCLIFVATLTMMAQDRITGEAFSTRSEVLGQNGMVATSHPIASQIGLDVLKNGGNAIDAAIAANAALGLMEPTGCGIGGDLFAIVWDAKTQKLYGLNASGRSPKALSLDYFENKGMTKIPSLGPLPVSVPGAVDGWFELHKKFGSKPMSDILAPAINYAEKGFPLTELIAWYMQRSVPYYQSQGYPNIEDTYIIQNGGQLPKEGEIYKNPYLANTYRKIAKGGRDAFYNGHIAKTIANFIKEQGGFLSTKDLASHKSEWVEPVSINYRGYDVWELPPNGQGIAALQMLQILKGYDFSNIEFGSTEHLHLFTEAKKLAFEDRAKYYADMDFFDVPLEQLLSDGYADNRREKIGKRAGRYSAGEISDGDTIYMTVADKEGNMISLIQSNYRGMGSAMVPPKLGFMLQDRGELFSLKRGQANTYEPGKRPFHTIIPAFITKDEKPFVSFGVMGGDFQPMGHTQIVMNLIDFGMNLQEAGDAPRWDHTGGASPLGQTTTNTGTIRTESGISYETIRGLMDKGHNIGTARGVYGGYQAILWDAINKVYHGASESRKDGQAAGY from the coding sequence ATGAAAAAGATAGTCACTAGCGTTTGCTTAATATTTGTAGCAACACTTACTATGATGGCTCAAGATCGTATTACGGGAGAAGCCTTTTCGACACGCTCAGAAGTATTGGGACAAAATGGGATGGTGGCAACAAGTCATCCTATAGCCTCTCAAATTGGCTTAGATGTTCTTAAAAACGGTGGAAATGCCATCGATGCAGCCATCGCAGCAAATGCAGCCTTAGGATTGATGGAGCCTACGGGTTGTGGAATAGGAGGTGATTTGTTTGCTATTGTTTGGGATGCAAAAACTCAAAAATTGTATGGCTTAAATGCAAGTGGTCGTTCACCAAAGGCACTCTCTTTAGATTATTTTGAAAATAAAGGTATGACCAAAATCCCTTCTTTGGGGCCGTTACCAGTTAGTGTGCCAGGTGCCGTTGACGGATGGTTTGAGTTGCACAAAAAATTCGGGTCAAAACCAATGTCTGATATTCTTGCGCCTGCCATAAATTATGCAGAGAAAGGATTTCCATTAACCGAATTGATTGCTTGGTATATGCAACGAAGTGTGCCTTATTATCAATCACAAGGCTATCCAAATATTGAAGATACTTACATTATACAAAATGGAGGTCAGCTTCCTAAAGAAGGAGAAATATACAAAAACCCGTATTTAGCAAATACCTATAGAAAAATTGCAAAAGGTGGTCGAGATGCTTTTTATAACGGACATATAGCCAAAACTATAGCCAATTTTATAAAAGAACAAGGTGGATTTTTGTCTACAAAAGATTTGGCGTCGCATAAATCAGAATGGGTAGAACCTGTTTCCATAAATTATCGTGGATATGATGTTTGGGAGTTACCACCAAATGGACAGGGTATAGCGGCTTTACAAATGTTACAAATTTTGAAAGGCTATGATTTCTCAAATATTGAATTTGGAAGTACTGAACACTTACATTTATTTACTGAAGCTAAGAAATTGGCATTTGAAGATCGCGCAAAATATTATGCCGATATGGATTTCTTCGACGTTCCTCTAGAACAATTATTATCAGATGGCTATGCAGATAATAGAAGAGAGAAAATAGGTAAGCGTGCTGGTCGATATTCTGCTGGTGAAATTTCAGATGGTGATACGATTTATATGACTGTGGCTGATAAAGAAGGCAATATGATCTCGTTGATTCAAAGTAATTATCGAGGTATGGGTTCTGCTATGGTGCCACCAAAATTAGGTTTTATGTTGCAAGATAGAGGGGAGTTGTTTAGTCTAAAGCGTGGTCAAGCCAATACTTATGAACCCGGTAAACGTCCTTTTCATACAATCATACCAGCTTTCATAACTAAAGATGAGAAACCGTTTGTAAGTTTTGGAGTAATGGGAGGTGATTTTCAACCTATGGGTCATACACAGATAGTAATGAATCTAATCGACTTTGGTATGAATTTACAAGAAGCTGGTGATGCACCACGATGGGATCATACTGGTGGAGCAAGTCCATTGGGACAAACAACAACTAATACGGGTACAATACGTACAGAATCTGGTATTAGCTATGAAACCATTAGAGGTCTTATGGACAAAGGACACAACATAGGTACTGCGAGAGGTGTTTATGGCGGCTATCAAGCTATACTATGGGATGCTATAAATAAAGTATACCATGGTGCATCTGAGAGCCGTAAAGATGGACAAGCGGCAGGATACTAA
- a CDS encoding dienelactone hydrolase family protein: protein MKSFLKIIIKRFAFIIALLTFVFSVSCKESTKIEAEVQSESEVVAVKVKGVEVTYATDSTNLKGYIAYDENSKVKRPAVLIVHEWWGHNDYVRERADMLANLGYTAMAVDMYGDGKQANHPDDAGKFAMSVFSNLPEAKARFNAAVSLLKEHESVDADKLAAIGYCFGGSVVLTMANSGADLDAVAAFHSGVTLPVMPNENLKAQVLVCNGAADPFVNVESITVFKKAMDSIGAKYEYISYPDVKHSFTSKTADENAKKFNLPLAYDADADQKSWSSLEQLLKSAFSE from the coding sequence ATGAAATCATTTTTAAAAATCATTATCAAACGATTCGCCTTTATTATTGCACTATTAACATTTGTATTTAGTGTGTCTTGTAAAGAAAGCACTAAAATCGAAGCTGAAGTGCAATCAGAATCAGAAGTCGTTGCTGTTAAAGTAAAAGGTGTCGAAGTTACTTATGCAACAGATTCAACTAACCTAAAAGGGTATATAGCTTACGATGAGAATTCCAAAGTTAAACGCCCTGCCGTATTGATAGTACATGAATGGTGGGGACACAATGACTATGTTCGAGAGCGTGCAGATATGCTTGCTAATCTAGGATATACTGCAATGGCAGTAGATATGTATGGCGATGGTAAGCAAGCCAATCATCCTGATGATGCAGGTAAGTTTGCGATGAGTGTTTTTTCTAATTTGCCAGAGGCCAAGGCACGTTTTAATGCGGCTGTTAGTTTGCTTAAGGAACACGAATCTGTTGATGCTGACAAACTTGCAGCAATTGGGTATTGTTTTGGTGGTAGTGTGGTATTAACAATGGCTAATAGTGGCGCGGATTTAGATGCTGTGGCTGCTTTTCATAGTGGTGTTACGCTTCCAGTAATGCCAAATGAGAATCTTAAAGCACAAGTATTGGTATGTAATGGAGCTGCTGACCCGTTTGTAAATGTAGAGTCAATTACCGTATTTAAAAAGGCTATGGATTCTATTGGTGCTAAATATGAGTATATTTCATATCCAGATGTTAAACACAGTTTTACCTCTAAAACCGCTGATGAAAATGCTAAAAAGTTTAATTTACCATTAGCCTATGACGCAGATGCGGATCAAAAATCTTGGAGTAGTCTTGAGCAATTACTCAAATCTGCTTTTAGCGAGTAA
- a CDS encoding LamG-like jellyroll fold domain-containing protein: MYTFNRLRKSIVLALVSIVTLCACKQNTKTETEDSSNPIDQTRLDLKQALTLYASFDDGVDADFALGDSKMYTAPNRKATDSAKAGLHKSDISRQSGKGKYGSGLVFTERSRGNIYYPSKKNIVYNTTDWSGAISFWLSLDPETDLEPGYCDPIQITDVSFNDAAIWVDFTKKNSRDFRLGVIGDRNVWNPNPDGPDNENPIFNERLTGVKNPPFQSGQWTHILINFSNLNTNNGQAVLYMNGEHKGTRKNIDTPFTWDLSKSNIYLGLGYIGLMDELSIFNRNLTEEEIETLYALENGVNTILEPTK, from the coding sequence ATGTACACTTTTAACAGATTAAGAAAATCAATAGTTTTAGCTTTAGTTTCTATAGTTACATTGTGTGCCTGTAAGCAGAATACAAAAACAGAAACAGAAGACTCTTCAAATCCTATAGATCAAACTCGTTTAGATTTAAAACAAGCACTTACTCTATATGCCTCTTTTGATGATGGGGTGGATGCTGATTTTGCTTTAGGTGATTCAAAAATGTATACGGCTCCTAATAGAAAAGCTACTGACTCTGCAAAAGCAGGACTGCACAAATCTGACATAAGTAGACAAAGTGGTAAAGGTAAATATGGTAGTGGTCTTGTATTTACAGAACGAAGTCGAGGAAATATATATTATCCTAGTAAAAAAAATATCGTTTATAATACTACAGACTGGAGTGGAGCGATTTCATTTTGGTTAAGTTTGGATCCAGAAACAGATTTAGAACCCGGTTATTGCGATCCTATCCAAATCACAGATGTAAGCTTTAATGATGCTGCAATTTGGGTAGATTTCACCAAAAAAAATTCTCGTGATTTTAGATTAGGAGTTATTGGTGATCGAAACGTTTGGAATCCAAATCCTGATGGACCAGATAATGAAAATCCTATATTTAATGAACGCCTTACTGGTGTCAAAAATCCACCTTTTCAAAGTGGTCAATGGACCCATATTTTGATTAATTTTTCTAATCTAAATACGAATAATGGACAGGCTGTACTCTACATGAATGGTGAGCATAAAGGAACGCGTAAAAATATTGATACACCTTTTACTTGGGATTTGTCTAAATCCAATATTTATTTAGGATTAGGTTATATAGGTCTTATGGACGAGTTGTCGATTTTTAATAGAAATCTAACAGAGGAAGAAATCGAGACACTCTATGCCCTAGAAAATGGTGTAAATACTATTTTGGAACCAACGAAATGA
- a CDS encoding response regulator, with translation MNHNISILVADDHPMLLKGLMHELTEYGFNVLEGASNGAKALGIIDSKQPTIAILDINMPLLTGFEVIKKCKARGSLTRFIILTSYKEKEVILKARNMGVSGYLLKDEPFLEIKNCIQAVMKGEFYASKVFDEIFKTEIHPELEKIKYLSPSERTIVRLIAQEKSSKDISGLLAISIRTVQKHRSNIIAKLDLPSDSDALSVWITKNKEIFFSL, from the coding sequence ATGAATCATAATATTTCTATACTTGTTGCAGATGATCACCCAATGCTTTTAAAAGGGTTAATGCATGAATTGACTGAATATGGATTCAACGTATTAGAAGGCGCTTCTAATGGTGCCAAAGCTCTAGGGATTATAGATTCAAAACAACCAACCATTGCTATACTAGATATTAATATGCCCCTATTAACAGGGTTTGAAGTTATTAAAAAATGTAAAGCAAGAGGATCATTGACCCGATTTATTATTTTAACCTCATATAAAGAAAAAGAAGTTATTTTAAAGGCGAGAAACATGGGTGTATCAGGTTATCTTCTTAAAGATGAACCATTTTTAGAAATTAAGAATTGTATACAAGCTGTAATGAAAGGTGAATTTTATGCAAGTAAAGTTTTTGATGAGATTTTTAAAACAGAAATTCATCCTGAACTTGAAAAAATTAAATACCTCTCTCCTTCTGAACGTACAATCGTTCGTCTAATCGCTCAAGAAAAATCGTCGAAAGACATTAGTGGCCTCTTAGCCATATCAATACGAACGGTACAAAAACACCGTTCCAATATTATTGCAAAATTAGATTTGCCCTCTGATTCAGACGCCTTATCAGTCTGGATAACTAAAAACAAAGAAATATTCTTTTCTTTATAA
- a CDS encoding sensor histidine kinase: MIRHLILLVFSTCLCLNAQTNFVYDTTNNKDYESALRLFQDRNYDEALAMVNIGLEKAQKLKDKNQIACGYFYQARYYEKLGPYKESIRIYKKALTIFRALDDTAQVSRCYYKLGFNHFKIAEYDIGLNYYFKSLKIDEERNYKPGIALTLERIGKLYLNTGYFYKARESFERSLAMFIELKDDYRTIMNEQCVAVTYQKEAMKFQNDSLFNKAIDLYKVILPKTSKISPEMYASLLQNIGSSYRFLNQYENSLEYLKKSLPVQVELGLHKDSSHTCNDIAETYLDMNQLAEAKTYALKAIDLAKGFDLHQERYAYYVLYLIDEKAQNYPSALANYKKYQILEDSIFSLNKTNKINDLRIKYESEKQRLTIENQKSNIALLDAENNVKTQWLIFGGLGLLSIFLLITISKSKNTAKKEKKQQEKFAQDLMQSQEKERTRIAKELHDSVGQKLTLIKRKSQNTDQIELTNLTNDALEEVRSISRGLYPALLKELGLSRSIKQLVDEYDEQTKLFFTVDIDSIDAYFTESAGLNFYRLIQECLTNIVKHAKAKSVAVTIKKEKESIITLIADNGKGFNVEDSKKQNTLGLKTIFERIKILEGQLSIDSKLNFGTNFILTIPVKNES, from the coding sequence TTGATAAGACATCTCATTCTTTTAGTTTTTAGTACATGTCTCTGTTTAAATGCACAGACTAATTTCGTATACGATACTACCAATAATAAGGACTATGAATCAGCATTACGGTTATTTCAGGACCGAAATTACGATGAAGCATTAGCTATGGTGAATATTGGTTTGGAAAAAGCCCAGAAACTAAAAGATAAAAACCAAATCGCCTGCGGTTATTTTTACCAGGCTCGATACTATGAAAAATTAGGCCCTTATAAGGAGAGTATTCGTATATATAAAAAGGCACTTACTATCTTTAGAGCATTAGATGACACAGCGCAAGTGTCGCGCTGTTATTATAAATTAGGTTTCAATCATTTTAAAATCGCAGAATATGATATAGGCTTAAACTACTATTTTAAGTCATTAAAAATTGACGAAGAAAGAAACTACAAGCCTGGTATAGCCTTAACACTTGAAAGAATTGGAAAACTGTATTTGAATACTGGATATTTTTATAAAGCACGTGAAAGTTTTGAACGCTCCTTAGCTATGTTCATTGAATTAAAAGATGACTATCGTACGATAATGAACGAACAGTGCGTAGCTGTTACTTACCAAAAAGAAGCCATGAAATTTCAAAATGATAGTCTTTTTAACAAAGCTATAGATCTATACAAGGTAATTCTTCCAAAAACATCAAAAATATCACCCGAAATGTACGCTTCACTATTACAAAATATTGGCTCTTCGTATCGATTTTTAAATCAATATGAAAATTCTCTAGAATATTTAAAGAAGTCATTACCTGTTCAAGTTGAATTGGGTTTACATAAAGATTCTTCGCATACTTGTAATGATATTGCTGAGACATACTTAGATATGAATCAATTAGCTGAGGCAAAAACTTACGCCTTAAAAGCTATTGATTTAGCAAAAGGATTTGACTTACATCAAGAACGATATGCCTACTATGTGCTTTACTTGATAGACGAAAAAGCACAAAACTACCCAAGTGCACTAGCCAATTATAAAAAATACCAAATATTGGAGGATAGTATTTTCTCTCTTAATAAAACAAACAAAATAAATGATTTACGTATAAAATACGAATCTGAAAAACAACGTTTAACTATTGAAAATCAAAAAAGTAACATAGCGCTTTTAGATGCTGAAAATAACGTTAAAACGCAATGGCTAATTTTTGGTGGTTTAGGACTATTGTCGATCTTTTTATTAATTACAATTTCTAAATCTAAAAATACTGCAAAAAAGGAGAAAAAGCAACAAGAAAAATTCGCCCAAGATCTTATGCAATCTCAAGAAAAGGAACGCACAAGAATTGCTAAAGAATTGCATGATAGTGTTGGTCAAAAATTAACTTTAATTAAAAGGAAGTCTCAAAATACAGATCAAATAGAGTTAACAAACCTCACTAATGATGCCCTTGAAGAGGTGCGAAGTATCTCTAGAGGTTTGTACCCAGCATTGCTAAAAGAATTAGGATTATCTAGAAGTATTAAACAATTAGTTGATGAATATGACGAGCAGACCAAATTATTTTTTACCGTGGATATAGATTCAATTGATGCCTATTTTACAGAGTCTGCTGGCTTAAACTTTTATCGTTTAATTCAAGAATGTTTAACAAATATTGTAAAACACGCCAAAGCAAAATCGGTAGCAGTTACTATTAAAAAAGAAAAAGAATCGATTATTACCTTAATTGCTGATAATGGAAAAGGTTTTAATGTCGAAGACAGTAAGAAACAAAATACCTTAGGTTTAAAAACCATTTTTGAACGTATTAAAATCTTAGAAGGACAACTTTCTATTGATAGTAAACTAAATTTCGGTACTAATTTTATTTTAACAATACCTGTAAAAAATGAATCATAA
- a CDS encoding Lacal_2735 family protein: protein MFGIFKKKSEKEKLQSQYEKLLKEAYSLSTTNRKMSDQKTFEAEEIMKQLEKLN from the coding sequence ATGTTCGGAATATTCAAAAAGAAATCAGAAAAAGAAAAATTGCAATCGCAATATGAAAAGCTTTTAAAAGAAGCATACAGCTTGTCTACAACCAATAGGAAAATGAGTGATCAAAAAACTTTTGAAGCTGAAGAAATTATGAAACAGCTTGAAAAATTGAATTAA
- a CDS encoding DoxX family protein produces the protein MNILNIALLLSSSAFLFYGINCLLSQKMKEEFARFGLGKQRILTGYLQLLGAFGLIFGYFFSPLLIFVASTGLTLLMLSGFTVRIKIKDSILESLPSLIFTLINLYISVKHYNIITE, from the coding sequence ATGAATATTCTAAATATAGCATTACTATTATCAAGTAGCGCATTTCTGTTCTACGGTATTAATTGTTTACTGTCACAGAAAATGAAGGAAGAGTTTGCTAGATTTGGCTTGGGCAAACAAAGAATTCTAACAGGATATCTACAATTATTAGGTGCGTTTGGATTAATTTTCGGTTATTTCTTTTCACCTCTATTAATATTTGTTGCCTCGACAGGATTAACGCTTCTTATGCTTTCTGGATTTACAGTTAGAATAAAAATAAAAGATAGTATTTTAGAATCATTACCATCTTTAATTTTTACTCTTATAAACTTATATATATCTGTGAAGCATTATAATATAATTACTGAGTAA
- a CDS encoding DoxX family protein: protein MNTIIIAFQIIVGASILNVWLIQNKTSTRWRGGNATTILEEFKAYGLSKSLCYIVGFFKVTLAILLIVAIWFPILKQPAALGLAALLVGSIVMHIKIKDPLFKSFPAALFLIMCLLIAFV from the coding sequence ATGAATACTATAATTATTGCTTTTCAAATTATCGTAGGTGCAAGTATATTAAATGTTTGGCTTATACAAAATAAAACTTCTACTAGGTGGCGCGGAGGTAATGCTACTACTATTTTAGAGGAGTTTAAAGCCTATGGTTTATCAAAGTCTCTATGTTATATTGTAGGGTTTTTTAAAGTAACACTTGCTATATTACTGATAGTAGCTATTTGGTTTCCAATATTAAAACAACCAGCAGCTTTAGGATTAGCGGCTCTTTTAGTAGGTTCGATAGTTATGCATATTAAAATTAAAGACCCTCTGTTTAAATCTTTTCCAGCAGCTTTATTTTTGATAATGTGCCTACTTATTGCGTTTGTTTAA